The following coding sequences are from one Geodermatophilus normandii window:
- a CDS encoding HD domain-containing protein yields MTASLPALPDTAACRLAAEVVAEFSSPALVHHCVRSYLWAADHADRHGIAFDAELLFVAAMVHDLGLTPVFDSATLPFEDAGGAVGWVFAAGAGWPVERRRRVAEIVVAHMAPEVDVAADPEGHLLELATGLDISGRDPDAWPADLRAEVLTRYPRLGLIEEFVACFTDQARRKPDSLAGRFTAAGFADRARANPLDA; encoded by the coding sequence GTGACCGCCTCCCTGCCCGCGCTGCCCGACACCGCCGCCTGCCGCCTGGCCGCCGAGGTGGTGGCCGAGTTCAGCTCCCCGGCCCTGGTGCACCACTGCGTGCGCTCCTACCTGTGGGCCGCCGACCACGCCGACCGGCACGGCATCGCCTTCGACGCGGAGCTGCTGTTCGTGGCGGCGATGGTCCACGACCTCGGCCTGACGCCGGTCTTCGACAGCGCCACGCTGCCGTTCGAGGACGCCGGCGGCGCGGTCGGCTGGGTCTTCGCCGCGGGCGCGGGCTGGCCGGTCGAGCGCCGCCGGCGGGTGGCGGAGATCGTCGTCGCCCACATGGCGCCGGAGGTCGACGTCGCCGCCGACCCCGAGGGCCACCTGCTGGAGCTGGCCACCGGACTGGACATCTCCGGGCGCGACCCGGACGCCTGGCCCGCGGACCTGCGCGCCGAGGTCCTCACCCGGTACCCGCGGCTGGGGCTGATCGAGGAGTTCGTCGCCTGCTTCACCGACCAGGCCCGCCGCAAGCCCGACTCCCTCGCGGGCCGGTTCACCGCAGCCGGCTTCGCCGACCGGGCGCGCGCCAACCCGCTGGACGCCTGA
- a CDS encoding DUF4352 domain-containing protein: MTYSPPLPQQPVPAPAPKKPFYKKAWFLVLAAIVVIIIGVNANKGGGADTGSAEAPGDNGAASADSGDATEASAVGIGQPAADGDFQFVVNGVDCSQTELGDEYLSTQAQGQFCIVDVTVSNIGSEAQGFFGENATLLNAEGQEFSADSEAAFYLQDSSSLYEEINPGNTLNSKVVFDVPAGMTPSGIELHDSAFSGGVTVALQ, encoded by the coding sequence ATGACCTACTCTCCGCCGCTCCCGCAGCAGCCCGTGCCTGCTCCTGCCCCGAAGAAGCCGTTCTACAAGAAGGCCTGGTTCCTCGTCCTCGCCGCGATCGTCGTCATCATCATCGGCGTCAACGCGAACAAGGGCGGCGGTGCCGACACCGGTTCAGCCGAGGCTCCGGGCGACAACGGCGCGGCCAGCGCCGACTCCGGGGACGCCACCGAGGCCAGCGCCGTCGGCATCGGTCAGCCGGCGGCCGACGGCGACTTCCAGTTCGTCGTCAACGGCGTCGACTGCTCGCAGACCGAGCTCGGCGACGAGTACCTCAGCACGCAAGCGCAGGGGCAGTTCTGCATCGTCGACGTGACGGTGAGCAACATCGGCAGTGAGGCGCAGGGCTTCTTCGGTGAGAACGCCACCCTGCTCAACGCCGAGGGCCAGGAGTTCAGCGCCGACAGCGAGGCTGCCTTCTACCTGCAGGACTCGTCCTCGCTCTACGAGGAGATCAACCCCGGCAACACGCTCAACAGCAAGGTCGTCTTCGACGTCCCGGCCGGCATGACCCCCAGCGGCATCGAGCTGCACGACTCCGCGTTCTCCGGTGGCGTGACCGTCGCCCTGCAGTAA
- a CDS encoding fumarylacetoacetate hydrolase family protein, with protein MRWVTYVSPSDGAERAGLLRDGQVHGVDAPLLDLLPDLAAAAERAPAEVVAEAGLVLRAPVPRPPSVRDFLSFEQHARNAAAAFGREVSPVWFQQPVFYFTNPAAVRGTGEPVPVSPGSAAFDYEVEVAAVVGRGGSDLTPEQAEAAIAGYTVFVDWSARDVQRVESQVGLGPAKGKDGATTLGPVLVTPDELEPHRSGAGYALRMAAAVDGVEQGGGSWADIRWSFGQMLAYASRGTELRPGDVVGSGTVGTGCLLELRSLHGEDRHPWLRPGAEVSVTVEGIGTVTAPIVAGPEPVPLGPAASGS; from the coding sequence ATGCGCTGGGTCACCTACGTCTCGCCGTCCGACGGCGCCGAGCGGGCCGGGCTGCTGCGCGACGGGCAGGTGCACGGTGTCGACGCGCCGCTGCTCGACCTGCTGCCCGACCTCGCCGCGGCCGCGGAGCGCGCGCCGGCCGAGGTGGTGGCGGAGGCCGGGCTGGTGCTGCGCGCGCCGGTGCCGCGCCCGCCGTCGGTGCGCGACTTCCTGTCCTTCGAGCAGCACGCGCGCAACGCCGCCGCCGCGTTCGGCCGGGAGGTGTCCCCGGTGTGGTTCCAGCAGCCGGTCTTCTACTTCACCAACCCGGCGGCGGTGCGCGGGACGGGCGAGCCGGTGCCGGTCTCCCCCGGCTCGGCGGCGTTCGACTACGAGGTGGAGGTCGCCGCGGTCGTCGGCCGGGGCGGGTCGGACCTGACGCCGGAGCAGGCCGAGGCGGCGATCGCCGGGTACACGGTGTTCGTCGACTGGAGCGCCCGCGACGTGCAGCGGGTGGAGTCGCAGGTCGGCCTGGGCCCGGCGAAGGGCAAGGACGGCGCGACGACGCTCGGCCCGGTGCTGGTGACGCCCGACGAGCTGGAGCCCCACCGCTCCGGCGCCGGGTACGCGCTGCGCATGGCGGCCGCGGTCGACGGCGTCGAGCAGGGCGGCGGCAGCTGGGCCGACATCCGCTGGTCGTTCGGCCAGATGCTGGCCTACGCCTCGCGCGGCACCGAGCTGCGGCCCGGCGACGTCGTCGGCAGCGGCACGGTCGGCACCGGCTGCCTGCTGGAGCTGCGGTCGCTGCACGGTGAGGACCGGCACCCGTGGCTGCGCCCGGGCGCGGAGGTCTCGGTGACGGTCGAGGGGATCGGCACGGTGACCGCGCCGATCGTCGCCGGTCCCGAGCCCGTCCCGCTCGGCCCGGCCGCCTCCGGGTCCTGA
- a CDS encoding STAS domain-containing protein, with product MTAGPRLFSILRQGAILIASIHTALDDSQLERFRADLVDRIGRDRAKGVIIDVAALDVVDSFATRTLRGIADMARLRGAQTVIVGFQPDVAFVIVQLGMDTGSLVTALDLEEGLTHLAAVTGASIGPAR from the coding sequence ATGACCGCCGGGCCACGGCTGTTCTCGATCCTGCGGCAGGGCGCCATCCTGATCGCCTCGATACACACCGCCCTGGACGACTCACAGCTGGAGCGGTTCCGGGCGGACCTGGTCGACCGGATCGGCCGGGACCGCGCCAAGGGCGTCATCATCGACGTCGCGGCCCTCGACGTCGTCGACTCCTTCGCCACCCGCACCCTGCGCGGCATCGCCGACATGGCGCGGCTGCGGGGCGCGCAGACGGTGATCGTCGGCTTCCAGCCCGACGTCGCGTTCGTCATCGTCCAGCTCGGCATGGACACCGGGTCCCTGGTGACGGCGCTGGACCTGGAGGAGGGACTCACCCACCTCGCCGCGGTGACCGGCGCGTCGATCGGCCCGGCGCGGTGA
- a CDS encoding STAS domain-containing protein — MTGTQDDGNRGGARAESPRTLGPDEMALLPELVAHLREHRTKLRQEWASRIREENLLQAMTSQEMSAETTSVYDNYVEVLETGSVAALQQYARDLSERIIPRGVETHEVVGIVLLLRDVLARSLFEKYQRDFGMLNRVLDAYEPAANRIANTVAVSFVDERERVIRQQQDSIRELSTPVLPVRERLLILPIIGILDSERARQLTVQLLGGIRTHRAKVVVIDITGVPGMDETVANHLVQTVDASRLMGASVIITGLSPDIAQTLVTIGVDLSKMATIGDLQGGLEEAERMLGYAPARPEGAPAP; from the coding sequence ATGACCGGCACGCAGGACGACGGCAACCGTGGAGGAGCCCGGGCCGAGTCCCCGCGGACGCTGGGCCCCGACGAGATGGCCCTGCTCCCCGAGCTCGTCGCGCACCTGCGCGAGCACCGCACGAAGCTGCGCCAGGAGTGGGCGTCCCGGATCCGCGAGGAGAACCTGCTGCAGGCCATGACCAGCCAGGAGATGTCGGCCGAGACGACCTCCGTGTACGACAACTACGTCGAGGTGCTCGAGACCGGCAGCGTGGCGGCGCTGCAGCAGTACGCCCGCGACCTCTCCGAGCGGATCATCCCGCGCGGCGTGGAGACCCACGAGGTCGTCGGCATCGTGCTGCTGCTGCGCGACGTGCTCGCCCGCTCGCTGTTCGAGAAGTACCAGCGCGACTTCGGCATGCTCAACCGGGTCCTGGACGCCTACGAGCCGGCCGCCAACCGCATCGCCAACACCGTCGCGGTCAGCTTCGTCGACGAGCGCGAGCGGGTCATCCGGCAGCAGCAGGACTCCATCCGGGAGCTGTCGACGCCGGTGCTCCCCGTCCGCGAGCGGCTGCTGATCCTGCCGATCATCGGGATCCTCGACAGCGAGCGCGCCCGGCAGCTGACCGTCCAGCTGCTCGGCGGCATCCGCACCCACCGGGCCAAGGTCGTCGTCATCGACATCACCGGCGTGCCCGGGATGGACGAGACGGTGGCCAACCACCTGGTCCAGACCGTCGACGCGTCCCGGCTGATGGGGGCCAGCGTCATCATCACCGGGCTCTCGCCGGACATCGCCCAGACCCTGGTCACCATCGGCGTCGACCTGAGCAAGATGGCGACGATCGGCGACCTGCAGGGCGGCCTGGAGGAGGCCGAGCGGATGCTGGGCTACGCGCCGGCCCGTCCCGAGGGAGCGCCGGCGCCATGA
- a CDS encoding phosphatase RsbU N-terminal domain-containing protein, whose product MTTIADLHRDHRAAFLRHLGRREESALAAGYQLGRSALAADISLLEVVRVHHDVLLEVLRDTPPDEVPAVAEAASDFLLELVASYDMSQRRSPGGRGRPG is encoded by the coding sequence GTGACCACGATCGCGGACCTCCACCGTGACCACCGGGCGGCGTTCCTGCGCCACCTCGGCCGCCGCGAGGAGTCCGCGCTCGCCGCCGGCTACCAGCTGGGGCGCTCCGCGCTCGCTGCGGACATCAGCCTCCTGGAGGTGGTCCGCGTGCACCACGACGTCCTGCTGGAGGTGCTGCGCGACACCCCTCCCGACGAGGTGCCGGCGGTGGCCGAGGCGGCGTCGGACTTCCTGCTCGAGCTGGTCGCCAGCTACGACATGTCGCAGCGGCGTTCCCCCGGCGGCCGCGGCCGCCCCGGCTGA
- a CDS encoding RtcB family protein, with protein MEKISERLLSWASILEDATREQAERTASLPFIHPHVALMPDAHLGLGATVGSVIPTDGAIIPAAVGVDIGCGMMAVRTQFTGDDVRGRNLSTLHEQISRAIPLSAGRYNRKVRDTAAARVEELRGLPGAAQADGAAPNWPQQLGSLGSGNHFIEVSLDEADRVWLFLHSGSRGVGNKLASTHIRIAQERTRARGVEVPDRDLAYLEEGEPEFDAYIEALRWAQRFAALNREEMMDRVAGQVSRFLTEEVHRAQVVQCHHNYTERETHDGREVWLSRKGAIAARAGQWGLIPGSMGAASYVVVGKGDAASLTSAPHGAGRAFSRSAARKRFSRADLDRRMQGIAWGRSDAFLDEHPDAYKSIDVVMADAADLVEVRHTLRQVVNVKGD; from the coding sequence ATGGAGAAGATCAGCGAGCGCCTGCTCAGCTGGGCGTCGATCCTCGAGGACGCGACCCGCGAGCAGGCCGAGCGCACCGCCTCGCTCCCGTTCATCCACCCGCACGTGGCGCTCATGCCCGACGCGCACCTGGGTCTCGGCGCGACCGTCGGCTCGGTCATCCCCACCGACGGCGCGATCATCCCGGCCGCGGTGGGGGTGGACATCGGCTGCGGGATGATGGCCGTGCGCACCCAGTTCACCGGTGACGACGTCCGCGGCCGGAACCTGTCCACGCTGCACGAGCAGATCTCGCGGGCGATCCCGCTGTCGGCCGGCCGCTACAACAGGAAGGTGCGCGACACGGCGGCCGCGCGCGTCGAGGAGCTGCGCGGCCTGCCGGGCGCGGCCCAGGCCGACGGCGCCGCGCCGAACTGGCCGCAGCAGCTGGGCTCGCTGGGCTCGGGCAACCACTTCATCGAGGTGTCCCTCGACGAGGCCGACCGGGTGTGGCTGTTCCTGCACTCGGGCTCGCGCGGCGTCGGCAACAAGCTCGCGTCCACGCACATCCGGATCGCGCAGGAGCGCACCCGGGCGCGCGGCGTCGAGGTGCCCGACCGCGACCTCGCCTACCTCGAGGAGGGCGAGCCGGAGTTCGACGCCTACATCGAGGCGCTGCGCTGGGCGCAGCGGTTCGCCGCGCTCAACCGCGAGGAGATGATGGACCGCGTCGCCGGCCAGGTCTCCCGGTTCCTCACCGAGGAGGTGCACCGGGCGCAGGTGGTGCAGTGCCACCACAACTACACGGAGCGCGAGACGCACGACGGCCGCGAGGTGTGGCTGTCGCGCAAGGGCGCGATCGCGGCGCGCGCCGGCCAGTGGGGGCTCATCCCGGGCTCGATGGGCGCCGCGTCCTACGTCGTCGTCGGGAAGGGCGACGCCGCGTCGCTGACCTCGGCGCCGCACGGTGCCGGGCGGGCGTTCTCCCGGTCGGCCGCGCGGAAGCGGTTCAGCCGGGCCGACCTCGACCGGCGCATGCAGGGCATCGCGTGGGGCCGCTCGGACGCGTTCCTCGACGAGCACCCCGATGCCTACAAGAGCATCGACGTCGTCATGGCCGACGCCGCCGACCTGGTGGAGGTGCGGCACACGCTGCGCCAGGTGGTGAACGTCAAGGGCGACTGA
- a CDS encoding C40 family peptidase gives MTTTRTSLARRSFRGVAVAAIAGAGIALSPLPASAAAGGVGTTATVAAAPAPAPNGAAQIAVDTALAQRGDMYVYGAAGPNTFDCSGLTSYAYKAAGITIPRTSKAQSTFGTPVAKADLKPGDLVFFYSPVSHVGMYIGNGQMVHASTAGKPVAVVNLDSMPSYAGARRVA, from the coding sequence ATGACGACCACTCGCACGTCCCTCGCTCGTCGCTCGTTCCGCGGTGTCGCCGTCGCCGCCATCGCCGGGGCCGGCATCGCCCTCTCGCCCCTCCCCGCCTCCGCTGCTGCAGGGGGCGTCGGCACCACCGCGACCGTGGCCGCCGCCCCAGCGCCTGCTCCCAACGGCGCGGCCCAGATCGCCGTCGACACCGCCCTGGCCCAGCGCGGTGACATGTACGTGTACGGCGCCGCCGGCCCGAACACGTTCGACTGCTCCGGGCTGACCAGCTACGCCTACAAGGCCGCGGGCATCACGATCCCGCGCACCTCGAAGGCCCAGTCGACGTTCGGCACCCCGGTGGCGAAGGCCGACCTCAAGCCGGGCGACCTGGTGTTCTTCTACAGCCCCGTGTCGCACGTGGGCATGTACATCGGCAACGGCCAGATGGTGCACGCCTCGACCGCCGGCAAGCCGGTGGCCGTGGTCAACCTGGACTCGATGCCGAGCTACGCGGGCGCACGCCGCGTCGCCTGA
- a CDS encoding MBL fold metallo-hydrolase translates to MTTAIEAAALEQVAPGVFAYVQPDGSWMINNTGVVTGDDGAGVMVDTTSTEARNRALLAAVGSVAPGRLRALVNTHHHGDHTFGNWLVPAGTPVVGHVHAREDQLAAGLLAAQVLTGPDYGHLEVRPPDVTFTGALTLHLGERAVELHAVGPAHTRGDVVVWLPAERVAFAGDVAFAGGQPFLAEGSVAGYPRALAALRALEPEVLVPGHGPVCRGGEVTRLLDDLAGYAAFVDATAREGHAAGWSPLETARRHADNRYAGWQESERLVGNLHRAYAELDGRPLGERLPLTGIWPDMVAFHGGPIGCRA, encoded by the coding sequence GTGACGACGGCGATCGAGGCGGCGGCGCTCGAGCAGGTGGCACCCGGGGTCTTCGCCTACGTGCAGCCGGACGGCAGCTGGATGATCAACAACACCGGCGTCGTCACCGGCGACGACGGCGCGGGGGTCATGGTGGACACCACCTCAACCGAGGCCCGCAACCGCGCGCTGCTGGCCGCCGTCGGGTCGGTGGCGCCGGGCCGGCTGCGGGCGCTGGTGAACACCCACCACCACGGCGACCACACCTTCGGCAACTGGCTGGTCCCGGCGGGCACGCCGGTGGTGGGGCACGTGCACGCGCGGGAGGACCAGCTCGCCGCCGGGCTGCTCGCCGCGCAGGTGCTCACCGGTCCCGACTACGGGCACCTGGAGGTGCGCCCGCCCGACGTGACGTTCACCGGCGCGCTGACGCTGCACCTCGGCGAGCGCGCGGTGGAGCTGCACGCGGTGGGGCCGGCGCACACCCGCGGCGACGTCGTCGTGTGGCTGCCGGCCGAGCGGGTGGCCTTCGCCGGGGACGTCGCCTTCGCCGGCGGTCAGCCGTTCCTCGCCGAGGGCAGCGTGGCCGGCTACCCGCGGGCGCTCGCCGCGCTGCGGGCGCTGGAGCCGGAGGTGCTGGTGCCCGGGCACGGCCCGGTGTGCCGCGGCGGGGAGGTGACCCGGCTGCTCGACGACCTGGCCGGCTACGCGGCCTTCGTCGACGCGACCGCGCGCGAGGGGCACGCGGCCGGCTGGTCGCCGCTGGAGACGGCGCGGCGGCACGCGGACAACCGGTACGCCGGGTGGCAGGAGTCCGAGCGGCTCGTGGGGAACCTGCACCGCGCGTACGCCGAGCTCGACGGGCGGCCGCTCGGCGAGCGGCTGCCGCTGACGGGGATCTGGCCGGACATGGTGGCGTTCCACGGCGGCCCCATCGGCTGCCGGGCGTGA
- a CDS encoding TIGR03557 family F420-dependent LLM class oxidoreductase: MQVGLKLATEAFPPEEIVRQTVRAEEAGFDFVELSDHYHPWLEAQGHSGFTWSMLGAMAARTERIGLVTGVTCPMIRYHPAIIAQAAATVQILSGGRFTLGIGAGERLNEHVVGTGWPAVHVRHEMLREALQIIRQLWQGGYQTFEGKHLQLEDARVFDLPEQLPVIAVASGGHNASELAAEYGDGLFATEPREDLVTAFRDAGGSGPLYAEVPMAWATDEEAAVQEALETSRWAVTGWKVMSELPNPVNFDAASQTVKPDDIRAQFSCGPDPEKHLQQVQPYVDAGFDHIVLQNAGPDPDGFIDACTGADGLVARVKALSPS, translated from the coding sequence ATGCAGGTCGGACTGAAGCTCGCCACCGAGGCCTTCCCGCCGGAGGAGATCGTCCGGCAGACGGTCCGGGCGGAGGAGGCGGGCTTCGACTTCGTCGAGCTCAGCGACCACTACCACCCGTGGCTGGAGGCCCAGGGTCACAGCGGGTTCACCTGGTCGATGCTCGGCGCGATGGCCGCGAGGACCGAGCGGATCGGCCTGGTCACCGGCGTGACCTGCCCGATGATCCGGTACCACCCCGCGATCATCGCCCAGGCCGCGGCGACGGTGCAGATCCTCTCCGGCGGCCGCTTCACGCTCGGCATCGGCGCCGGCGAGCGGCTCAACGAGCACGTCGTCGGCACCGGCTGGCCGGCCGTGCACGTGCGGCACGAGATGCTGCGCGAGGCGCTGCAGATCATCCGGCAGCTGTGGCAGGGCGGCTACCAGACCTTCGAGGGCAAGCACCTGCAGCTCGAGGACGCCCGCGTCTTCGACCTGCCCGAGCAGCTGCCGGTCATCGCCGTGGCCAGCGGCGGGCACAACGCCTCCGAGCTCGCCGCCGAGTACGGCGACGGGCTGTTCGCCACCGAGCCGCGCGAGGACCTCGTCACCGCCTTCCGCGACGCGGGCGGCTCCGGCCCGCTCTACGCCGAGGTGCCGATGGCCTGGGCGACCGACGAGGAGGCCGCCGTGCAGGAGGCGCTGGAGACCAGCCGCTGGGCGGTCACCGGCTGGAAGGTGATGAGCGAGCTGCCCAACCCGGTCAACTTCGACGCCGCCAGCCAGACGGTGAAGCCCGACGACATCCGCGCGCAGTTCTCCTGCGGGCCCGACCCGGAGAAGCACCTGCAGCAGGTGCAGCCCTACGTCGACGCCGGGTTCGACCACATCGTGCTGCAGAACGCCGGGCCCGACCCCGACGGCTTCATCGACGCCTGCACCGGCGCCGACGGGCTCGTCGCGCGGGTGAAGGCGCTCTCCCCGTCCTGA
- a CDS encoding GIY-YIG nuclease family protein: protein MELDDATALRAALHGHVPRAVRTHWVDVDGVRWPLRQVVTLAVAGDRSRVTTRAAHRALRELGFRTSERTESWRSEVPSVTPLLDALNAATPADFLAAGRAASNEPGLYSWWADDQGAADLTRGLGHEVVPGLVYAGRAGGIRPSGVRSSNTLWGRIATMHLGGRRQFSTFRLTLSACLSPEGGPAVDGQELTGWMHRHLRVAVLPLPIESVAPGEERLLELADPPLNLRDVPRTDLRRALTRRRKALPT, encoded by the coding sequence ATGGAACTCGACGACGCCACGGCCCTGAGGGCGGCGCTGCACGGCCACGTGCCACGGGCGGTCCGCACGCACTGGGTCGACGTCGACGGCGTCCGCTGGCCGCTGCGACAGGTGGTGACCCTTGCGGTCGCTGGCGACCGGAGCCGCGTCACCACCCGGGCTGCCCACCGGGCCCTGCGAGAGCTGGGCTTCCGGACGAGCGAGCGGACGGAGAGCTGGCGGAGCGAGGTCCCCAGCGTCACCCCGCTCCTCGACGCGCTGAACGCCGCGACGCCCGCAGACTTCCTCGCCGCCGGCCGAGCCGCGAGCAACGAGCCGGGGCTCTACAGCTGGTGGGCCGACGACCAGGGCGCGGCCGACCTGACCCGGGGTCTCGGGCACGAGGTGGTGCCGGGCCTCGTCTACGCGGGCCGCGCCGGGGGCATCCGGCCGAGCGGCGTGCGGTCGAGCAACACGCTGTGGGGCCGCATCGCCACGATGCACCTCGGTGGCCGCCGGCAGTTCTCCACCTTCCGGCTCACGCTGAGCGCCTGCCTGTCCCCGGAGGGCGGTCCGGCCGTCGACGGGCAGGAGCTGACCGGCTGGATGCACCGGCACCTGCGGGTCGCGGTCCTCCCGCTGCCGATCGAGTCGGTGGCGCCGGGGGAGGAGCGGCTGCTCGAGCTCGCCGACCCGCCCCTCAACCTCCGCGACGTCCCGAGGACCGACCTGCGCCGCGCGCTCACCCGCCGTCGGAAGGCCCTGCCCACCTGA
- a CDS encoding sigma-70 family RNA polymerase sigma factor: MAAAGRAGPAQDGPSPAEITALIPLVRRIVAARVPDHATADDLVQETLTRVLAASGRVEPGMLEPYAIVTARNVVASLWRDQDRQRRNQHRVVDLRPPEAPDEDVLVQEDREAVTAALTRLSDRERATLLAHEVSGQDTRSLAAELGSTAGAVAAQLNRTRARLRVEYLLVLENTEPPTDRCRPVLLALSSGDRRRQREVDAARHLLECDLCARLSEPLVGRGRNRDADVRVPVQSDADVVAARSAAREAATGIGFPPTDLTAIATAVSEVTRNIVKFADSGEVVIEVLEEPRPGIRIVARDVGPGIPDVDRALRDGYSTYDGLGLGLPGARRLMDEFAIVSEVGRGTTVTMTKWWGER; the protein is encoded by the coding sequence ATGGCCGCCGCGGGGCGGGCCGGCCCGGCCCAGGACGGGCCGTCGCCCGCCGAGATCACGGCGCTGATCCCGCTCGTCCGGCGGATCGTCGCCGCCCGGGTCCCCGACCACGCGACCGCGGACGACCTGGTGCAGGAGACGCTGACCCGGGTGCTCGCCGCGTCCGGGCGCGTCGAGCCGGGGATGCTCGAGCCCTACGCCATCGTGACGGCCCGCAACGTCGTCGCCTCCCTCTGGCGGGACCAGGACCGCCAGCGGCGCAACCAGCACCGCGTCGTCGACCTCCGCCCGCCGGAGGCGCCGGACGAGGACGTCCTCGTGCAGGAGGACCGCGAGGCGGTCACCGCGGCCCTGACCCGGCTGAGCGACCGGGAGCGCGCGACGCTGCTCGCCCACGAGGTGTCCGGGCAGGACACCCGGTCGCTCGCGGCGGAGCTGGGGTCCACGGCGGGCGCGGTGGCCGCCCAGCTCAACCGGACCCGCGCGCGGCTGCGGGTGGAGTACCTGCTCGTCCTCGAGAACACCGAGCCCCCGACCGACCGGTGCCGGCCGGTGCTGCTGGCCCTCTCCAGCGGCGACCGCCGCCGGCAGCGCGAGGTCGACGCCGCCCGCCACCTGCTCGAGTGCGACCTCTGCGCTCGGCTCAGCGAGCCGCTCGTGGGGCGGGGCCGGAACCGGGACGCCGACGTCCGCGTGCCCGTGCAGTCCGACGCCGACGTCGTGGCCGCCCGCTCGGCCGCCCGCGAGGCCGCGACCGGGATCGGCTTCCCCCCGACCGACCTGACCGCGATCGCCACCGCCGTGTCCGAGGTGACCCGCAACATCGTCAAGTTCGCCGACTCCGGCGAGGTCGTCATCGAGGTCCTGGAGGAGCCGCGGCCGGGGATCCGCATCGTCGCGCGCGACGTCGGTCCCGGCATCCCCGACGTCGACCGCGCCCTGCGCGACGGCTACAGCACCTACGACGGGCTGGGCCTGGGACTGCCCGGCGCCCGCCGGCTGATGGACGAGTTCGCGATCGTGTCCGAGGTGGGCCGCGGCACCACCGTGACCATGACGAAGTGGTGGGGAGAGCGATGA
- a CDS encoding HNH endonuclease signature motif containing protein yields the protein MCSGDPGSGDVLDGVAALVAERNRIDAALARRVRAAELSQAPERDGQRSMTSWLRGHCRLSGSEASRLVRNGRALAHLPALAEAHDAGLVSAEQVAVTARAVTPARLAAAAEQGVDLAVIDAVFTGIAVEQPHTDLVTVVQRYCDDLDPDGPEPDPTEGRSLTVVTHADGSRTLHGCLDAVGGEKFTVALESFTQADRPAGDERTRAQRLGDALVQLADNALAAGSLPTLRTVKPHVAVRIDLADLADPATGQGTATLGSGTVLSAARARWLACDGAVSRVVFGPDRAPLDLGRAHRLADRHLRRATELRDGGCVFAGCRAPTWWCDVHHLVHWIDGGETSLENSALLCERHHTKVHHGFRVERQPDGRWHTWRPDGSEITTPAPLLAPVA from the coding sequence ATGTGTTCGGGTGATCCAGGGAGCGGTGACGTCCTCGACGGCGTCGCCGCGCTGGTCGCCGAGCGCAACCGGATCGACGCCGCCCTGGCCCGCCGGGTGCGGGCGGCGGAGCTGTCGCAGGCGCCCGAGCGGGACGGGCAGCGGTCGATGACCTCCTGGCTGCGCGGGCACTGCCGGCTCTCGGGTTCCGAGGCGTCGCGGCTGGTGCGCAACGGGCGGGCGCTGGCGCACCTGCCCGCCCTCGCCGAGGCGCACGACGCCGGCCTGGTGTCCGCCGAGCAGGTCGCGGTCACCGCACGCGCGGTCACACCGGCACGGCTGGCCGCCGCCGCGGAGCAAGGCGTGGACCTGGCAGTGATCGACGCCGTCTTCACCGGGATCGCGGTCGAGCAGCCGCACACCGACCTGGTGACGGTGGTGCAGCGCTACTGCGACGACCTCGACCCCGACGGCCCCGAACCCGACCCCACCGAGGGCCGCTCGCTGACGGTGGTCACCCACGCCGACGGGTCCCGCACCCTCCACGGCTGCCTGGACGCCGTCGGCGGGGAGAAGTTCACCGTCGCCCTGGAGTCCTTCACCCAGGCCGACCGCCCGGCCGGCGACGAGCGGACCCGCGCCCAGCGCCTCGGTGACGCCCTCGTGCAACTGGCCGACAACGCGCTGGCCGCCGGCAGCCTGCCGACGCTGCGGACGGTCAAGCCCCACGTCGCGGTCCGCATCGACCTCGCCGACCTCGCCGACCCCGCCACCGGCCAGGGCACCGCCACCCTGGGCTCGGGCACCGTGCTCTCCGCCGCCCGCGCCCGCTGGCTGGCCTGCGACGGCGCCGTCTCCCGCGTCGTCTTCGGCCCCGACCGCGCCCCACTCGACCTCGGCCGCGCGCACCGCCTCGCCGACCGCCACCTGCGCCGGGCCACCGAGCTCCGCGACGGCGGCTGCGTCTTCGCCGGCTGCCGAGCACCGACCTGGTGGTGCGACGTCCACCACCTGGTCCACTGGATCGACGGCGGCGAGACCAGCCTCGAGAACTCAGCACTGTTGTGCGAACGCCACCACACCAAGGTCCACCACGGCTTCCGCGTCGAACGACAACCCGACGGCCGATGGCACACCTGGCGACCCGACGGGTCGGAGATCACCACCCCGGCACCGCTACTGGCCCCGGTCGCTTGA